A DNA window from Solanum lycopersicum chromosome 3, SLM_r2.1 contains the following coding sequences:
- the LOC101256078 gene encoding uncharacterized GPI-anchored protein At4g28100, translating into MSLYVCFFFTLLFLGCPPELLSMPVLPEPDPVEVRSQTFLPSSAPPATIPAFPEQSNVAGCPLDLPEDLYHSVKSACGSHGYSGQVHQTRCCPVLAAWLYSAYSRTALHRAVTKLPQSTSIDMPVLPDDSETCVDSIEKALANRGIELVKPNKTCDVFYCYCGIRLHPLSCPEAFSVDSKGKLVGDKSVKRLERDCLSNNGYTGLAGCSKCLNSLYQLSEARVGNKSRLEDRTRKMRSRDCQLMGLTWLLNKNRSSYIHTVSSVLRALMLTEGSSDPQSCTLNSDGMPLAVDSTEINDESAAVSIQASFNPYILTLVLVYINCVSLLFKY; encoded by the exons ATGTCCCTCTACGTTTGCTTCTTCTTCACTCTACTTTTCTTGGGTTGTCCACCCGAATTACTCTCCATGCCGGTTTTACCCGAACCTGACCCAGTTGAGGTCCGTTCTCAAACATTCTTACCTTCCTCTGCACCGCCGGCCACAATTCCTGCTTTTCCGGAGCAGTCGAACGTCGCCGGTTGCCCACTGGATCTGCCGGAAGACCTCTACCATAGCGTTAAATCAGCTTGTGGGTCCCATGGTTATTCGGGTCAAGTACACCAGACCCGCTGTTGCCCTGTTCTAGCTGCCTGGCTCTACTCCGCTTACTCTAGAACGGCACTACACAGAGCTGTTACGAAACTACCACAATCGACTTCGATTGATATGCCGGTGCTCCCTGATGATTCGGAGACGTGTGTGGACTCTATTGAAAAGGCCTTGGCGAACAGAGGGATTGAATTAGTGAAGCCAAACAAGACTTGTGatgtattttattgttattgtggAATTAGGCTTCATCCACTCAGTTGCCCAGAAGCATTCTCTGTGGATTCAAAAGGGAAATTGGTAGGTGATAAAAGCGTGAAGAGATTGGAAAGAGATTGTTTGAGCAATAATGGGTATACTGGTCTGGCTGGTTGCTCCAAGTGCTTGAACAGTCTTTATCAA CTTAGTGAGGCCAGAGTTGGAAACAAGAGCAGGTTAGAGGATAGGACTAGGAAAATGCGAAGCAGGGATTGCCAATTGATGGGTCTAACATGGCTTCTCAACAAAAATCGATCCAGTTACATTCACACGGTTTCTTCTGTTTTAAGGGCTCTAATGTTGACGGAAGGCAGTTCAGATCCTCAGTCGTGCACACTCAACAGTGATGGTATGCCTCTTGCAGTAGACTCCACGGAGATCAACGATGAATCTGCTGCAGTTTCTATTCAAGCATCATTTAATCCATATATCCTAACTCTAGTTTTAGTGTACATAAACTGTGTGTCATTGCTCTTCAAATATTAG
- the LOC101267510 gene encoding pentatricopeptide repeat-containing protein At4g02750, whose translation MRLRRLHSTCSRLLLNEPASHPKAELPRAKLTGGKPPVKSAKASSSDIVQWNRSITQYMRQGECDSALTLFNSMPAKSCVSWNAMLSGYLLNGKLDLAQKLFDEMPQRDLVSWNIMLSGYIKNKNFGAARILFDQMPVKDVVSWNALLSGYAQNGYVDDARRIFIMMPVKNEISWNGLLATYVQNGRIEEARKLFESKDNWPLVSWNCLLGGYLRKKMLAEAKVLFDKMPVKDQVSWNTIISCYAQNDDLEEARRLFDESPIKDVFTWTSLLSGYVQNRMVDEARRIFDEMPEQNEVSWNAMIAGYVQSKRMDLAREFFEAMPCKNIGSWNTMITGYAQIGDITHARSLFDCMPNRDCISWAAIIAGYAQSGNSEEALRMFVQMKRDGGRINRSAFTCVLSTSADIAAFEFGKQIHGRLVKAGYHSGCYVGNALLSMYCKCGSIDEAYDVFEEIAEKDAVSWNTMIIGYARHGFGKQALRQFELMKEAGIRPDDVTMVGVLSACGHTGLIDKGMEHFYSMARDYGIVTNPRHYTCMIDLLGRAGRLDDAQNLMKDMPSEPDAATWGALLGASRIHGNTELGEKAAEMIFRLEPWNAGMYVLLSNLYAASGRWRDVSKMRLKMRDTGVRKMPGYSWVEVQNQIHLFSVGDTMHPDSTRIYAFLEELELLMKQEGYVSATKLVLHDVDEEEKAHMLKYHSEKLAVAFAILNVPSGRPIRVMKNLRVCGDCHTAIKLISKIVGRLIIVRDSNRFHHFSEGVCTCGDYW comes from the exons ATGCGCTTGAGAAGATTACACAGCACCTGTTCGCGTTTACTACTGAATGAACCGGCGAGCCATCCCAAAGCAGAATTACCACGCGCAAAATTAACCGGCGGTAAACCACCGGTGAAGTCAGCAAAAGCCAGTAGCTCAGATATAGTGCAATGGAACAGGTCTATCACCCAATACATGCGACAAGGAGAATGCGATTCCGCATTGACCTTATTCAACTCTATGCCTGCAAAGTCCTGTGTATCCTGGAACGCAATGCTTTCTGGGTATTTGTTGAATGGCAAATTGGACCTTGCTCAGAAGCTGTTCGACGAAATGCCTCAAAGAGATTTAGTATCCTGGAACATCATGCTTAGTGGGTATATCAAGAATAAGAATTTTGGTGCAGCTAGGATTTTGTTTGATCAAATGCCTGTTAAAGATGTAGTGTCGTGGAATGCATTGCTTTCCGGGTATGCGCAGAATGGGTACGTTGATGATGCTAGAAGGATCTTTATCATGATGCCTGTGAAGAATGAGATCTCTTGGAATGGACTTCTCGCTACGTATGTTCAGAATGGAAGGATTGAGGAGGCAAGGAAGTTGTTTGAGTCAAAGGATAATTGGCCGTTGGTTTCTTGGAATTGCTTGTTGGGTGGGtatttgagaaagaaaatgCTGGCTGAGGCAAAGGTGCTTTTCGATAAAATGCCTGTCAAGGATCAAGTGTCATGGAACACGATAATTTCTTGTTATGCCCAGAATGATGATTTGGAGGAAGCCAGGAGGTTATTCGATGAGTCCCCTATTAAGGATGTTTTTACCTGGACATCATTGCTTTCTGGTTATGTACAGAATAGGATGGTAGATGAGGCTAGGAGGATCTTCGATGAGATGCCAGAGCAGAATGAGGTTTCATGGAATGCAATGATTGCAGGATATGTGCAGTCTAAAAGGATGGACTTGGCGAGGGAATTCTTTGAGGCAATGCCTTGTAAAAACATCGGCTCTTGGAATACAATGATAACAGGTTATGCTCAAATTGGGGATATAACTCATGCCAGAAGTTTGTTCGATTGTATGCCTAACCGTGATTGCATCTCTTGGGCAGCAATTATTGCTGGGTATGCTCAAAGTGGCAACAGTGAGGAGGCATTACGCATGTTTGTTCAAATGAAGAGAGATGGTGGGAGGATAAATAGGTCGGCGTTTACTTGTGTTTTGAGTACATCTGCTGACATTGCTGCATTTGAGTTTGGAAAGCAAATACATGGTCGACTTGTCAAGGCTGGATATCACAGTGGGTGCTATGTCGGAAATGCACTCCTATCAATGTACTGTAAGTGTGGAAGTATTGACGAGGCATATGATGTGTTCGAGGAGATAGCGGAGAAGGATGCTGTCTCTTGGAACACAATGATCATCGGTTATGCAAGGCATGGATTTGGCAAACAAGCTCTTAGACAATTCGAATTAATGAAAGAAGCGGGTATCAGACCTGATGATGTCACCATG GTTGGTGTATTATCTGCTTGTGGCCATACCGGCTTGATTGACAAAGGCATGGAACACTTTTACTCGATGGCTCGAGATTATGGAATAGTTACAAATCCCAGGCATTATACTTGCATGATTGACCTTCTGGGTCGAGCTGGGCGACTGGATGATGCTCAAAATCTAATGAAGGACATGCCTAGTGAACCAGATGCTGCAACCTGGGGTGCTCTCCTGGGGGCAAGTAGGATTCACGGAAACACTGAATTAGGAGAAAAGGCTGCTGAAATGATTTTCAGATTAGAGCCTTGGAATGCCGGGATGTATGTCCTTCTCTCAAATTTATATGCAGCCTCTGGCAGATGGCGTGACGTTAGCAAGATGAGATTAAAAATGAGGGACACAGGAGTAAGGAAAATGCCTGGTTACAGCTGGGTTGAGGTGCAAAATCAGATACATCTTTTTTCAGTTGGGGATACCATGCATCCAGACAGCACGAGAATATATGCTTTCTTGGAAGAGTTAGAATTATTAATGAAGCAGGAAGGTTATGTCTCTGCCACGAAATTGGTCCTGCATGATGTGGATGAGGAGGAGAAGGCACACATGCTCAAGTATCACAGCGAAAAATTAGCGGTTGCCTTTGCAATTCTAAATGTACCATCTGGGAGACCAATTCGTGTGATGAAAAATTTAAGGGTTTGTGGAGATTGTCATACAGCAATCAAACTCATATCGAAGATTGTGGGTAGATTAATTATTGTTCGGGATAGTAACCGTTTTCATCACTTCAGTGAAGGTGTTTGTACTTGTGGAGACTATTGGTAA